In Nostoc sp. CENA543, a single genomic region encodes these proteins:
- a CDS encoding sulfite exporter TauE/SafE family protein has product MDYLLLPFLSFVIGIIVGLTGIGGASLITPMLIFVFQVPPSIAVSSDVVAATLMKFIGGWKHWQQKTLDVEVVKWLALGSVPGSLLGVGILYLIKQTQTLNLDDILLRAIGVMILLVAIIGLVQIFLKAFFPDVQLPEISKFDLNTPGGKIQSLVVGAILGCMVGMTSVSSGSMFAIVLITFFCLDSRKLVGTDLAQAAILLLFTSLGHMFLGTVDWGLVFPIWCGTVPGVIVGAKLCQMMPQRTLRLVIYTILVGVSWKLVYHTTA; this is encoded by the coding sequence ATGGACTATTTACTACTACCTTTTTTGAGTTTTGTGATTGGCATCATCGTCGGTTTAACAGGGATTGGTGGCGCGTCTCTCATCACCCCAATGTTAATCTTCGTCTTTCAAGTTCCCCCATCTATTGCAGTTAGTTCGGATGTAGTCGCCGCCACTCTGATGAAATTTATCGGTGGCTGGAAACATTGGCAGCAAAAGACTTTAGATGTAGAGGTTGTCAAATGGCTAGCCTTGGGAAGCGTCCCTGGTTCTCTTTTGGGTGTAGGAATTCTCTACCTCATTAAACAGACACAGACACTCAACCTCGATGATATTTTGCTCAGAGCAATTGGCGTAATGATTCTTCTCGTTGCCATCATTGGACTAGTGCAGATTTTCTTAAAAGCCTTCTTCCCCGATGTCCAGTTACCAGAAATCTCAAAATTTGACTTAAATACCCCAGGCGGTAAAATCCAAAGCTTAGTAGTGGGTGCAATTTTAGGCTGCATGGTGGGAATGACTAGCGTATCATCTGGTTCAATGTTTGCGATCGTCCTGATTACCTTCTTCTGCTTAGACTCCCGCAAACTAGTAGGTACAGACTTAGCACAAGCCGCCATCCTACTCCTATTCACATCACTAGGGCATATGTTTCTAGGCACAGTGGACTGGGGTTTAGTCTTCCCCATCTGGTGCGGCACAGTCCCAGGAGTCATAGTTGGTGCTAAACTCTGTCAAATGATGCCCCAAAGAACCCTCAGACTAGTAATCTACACCATCCTAGTAGGAGTAAGCTGGAAGCTCGTCTATCACACTACTGCGTAG
- a CDS encoding TspO/MBR family protein codes for MKAKWIITAVSAALFFGGSLFTSLRDPWFQNLQRPTWLTFEFIIPFVWTLIWACLTISAIIVWEKKTRQGSRPWLLMAVYASIALLTSTYSPVVVELRSLTGGIILGGLATLLVYILAFVVRPISQKAAWLFLPYALWGPFGTYLTWLLLQLNPGVAG; via the coding sequence GAAAGCTAAATGGATTATCACAGCAGTTTCAGCAGCGTTGTTTTTTGGTGGTAGCCTGTTTACCTCACTGCGCGATCCTTGGTTTCAAAATTTACAACGCCCCACCTGGTTAACTTTTGAATTCATCATTCCGTTTGTTTGGACTTTGATTTGGGCTTGTCTAACTATCTCAGCAATTATTGTGTGGGAGAAAAAAACTAGACAAGGTTCTCGTCCTTGGTTATTGATGGCTGTTTACGCATCAATAGCCCTCCTCACTTCCACCTACAGTCCCGTTGTCGTAGAACTGCGAAGCCTCACAGGCGGAATTATTCTCGGTGGATTGGCGACGCTTTTAGTATATATTTTAGCTTTCGTGGTCAGACCGATTTCTCAAAAGGCTGCTTGGCTATTTCTTCCCTACGCCCTTTGGGGGCCATTCGGGACTTATTTGACTTGGTTATTATTGCAACTCAATCCTGGCGTGGCTGGATAA
- a CDS encoding VOC family protein, translating into MNFTRFEHLNLACQDIDATMNFYQTLFPDWYVRAEGSNNGDRWIHFGNDQFYLALNNYPGQKRVHQIYEDIGINHVGFVIPDGAAMQELLDKNGVEYYTMAAPETKYRIYVTDPDGNEIELVEYQPDYALK; encoded by the coding sequence ATGAATTTTACTCGCTTTGAACATCTGAATCTTGCCTGTCAAGATATTGATGCAACTATGAATTTTTACCAAACACTATTTCCTGATTGGTATGTGCGGGCTGAAGGTTCTAATAATGGCGATCGCTGGATACATTTTGGCAATGATCAATTCTATTTAGCCCTCAATAACTATCCTGGGCAAAAGCGTGTCCATCAAATATATGAAGACATTGGGATTAATCATGTCGGCTTTGTGATTCCAGATGGGGCAGCTATGCAGGAATTACTTGATAAAAATGGCGTTGAATATTACACAATGGCAGCCCCAGAAACAAAGTACAGAATTTATGTCACTGACCCAGATGGGAATGAAATTGAGTTAGTGGAATATCAACCTGATTACGCACTTAAGTAA
- a CDS encoding ZIP family metal transporter, with amino-acid sequence MENLVIGALASLGAGLATVVGALPVLLPINLTQRIQGIMLGFGGGVMLAATSFSLIVPGTEAAVKQGQTQAGAALIIVAGMLLGGVFLQLAHRFLPHEHFVKGKENCRGNQLKRIWLFIAAITIHNFPEGLAVGVNFGNNNISDGVPIALGIGLQNIPEGLVVALSLVAEKYSAGYALWISLLTGLVEPIGGLIGAGVVSVANFVLPWAMAFAAGAMLFVISDEIIPESHRKGLEKEGTFGVMLGFVVMMFLDIALG; translated from the coding sequence ATGGAGAACCTTGTAATCGGTGCATTAGCCAGTTTAGGTGCAGGATTAGCCACAGTAGTCGGTGCGTTACCTGTGTTACTACCCATTAATCTCACGCAGCGAATACAGGGAATCATGCTAGGGTTTGGCGGGGGAGTGATGTTAGCAGCGACATCATTTTCGTTAATCGTACCTGGAACAGAAGCAGCAGTGAAACAAGGGCAAACCCAAGCTGGTGCTGCTTTAATTATTGTTGCAGGTATGCTCTTGGGAGGAGTATTTTTACAACTAGCCCATCGGTTTTTACCCCATGAACATTTTGTGAAAGGGAAAGAAAACTGTAGAGGTAATCAACTCAAACGTATTTGGTTATTTATTGCAGCTATTACTATTCACAACTTCCCCGAAGGTTTAGCCGTAGGAGTCAATTTTGGTAATAATAATATTAGTGACGGAGTTCCTATTGCATTAGGAATTGGTTTACAAAATATTCCCGAAGGTTTAGTTGTAGCCTTATCTTTAGTAGCTGAGAAATATTCTGCTGGTTATGCGTTGTGGATTTCTTTACTCACAGGTTTAGTAGAACCAATTGGTGGTTTGATTGGTGCTGGCGTAGTGAGTGTAGCTAATTTTGTTTTACCTTGGGCAATGGCTTTTGCGGCTGGGGCGATGTTATTTGTGATTAGTGATGAAATCATCCCAGAATCTCATCGCAAAGGGTTAGAAAAAGAAGGAACTTTTGGTGTGATGTTAGGTTTTGTAGTGATGATGTTTTTGGATATTGCTTTAGGATAA
- a CDS encoding UbiD family decarboxylase, with protein MARDLRGFIKILEERGQLRRISAPVDPDLEIAEISNRMLQQGGPGLLFENVKGASFPVAVNLMGTVERICWAMNMQHPQELETLGKKLSLLQQPKPPKKISQAIDFGKVLFDVVKAKPGRDFFPACQQVVIEGDDLDLNKLPLIRPYPGDAGKIITLGLVITKDCETGTPNVGVYRLQLQSKNTMTVHWLSVRGGARHLRKAAEKGKKLEIAIALGVDPLIIMAAATPIPVDLSEWLFAGLYGGSGVNLAKCKTVDLEVPADSEFVLEGTITPGEVLPDGPFGDHMGYYGGVEDSPLIRFQCMTHRKDPIYLTTFSGRPPKEEAMMAIALNRIYTPILRQQVSEIVDFFLPMEALSYKAAIISIDKAYPGQARRAALAFWSALPQFTYTKFVIVVDKDINIRDPRQVVWAISSKVDPTRDVFILPNTPFDTLDFASEKIGLGGRMGIDATTKIPPETDHEWGAPLESDIDVAAMVDRRWAEYGLADLQLGEVDPNLFGYDMK; from the coding sequence ATGGCCAGAGACTTACGGGGATTTATTAAAATTCTAGAAGAAAGAGGACAATTAAGGCGTATTTCTGCCCCAGTTGACCCAGACTTAGAAATAGCAGAAATTTCCAACCGGATGCTACAACAAGGTGGCCCTGGCTTGTTATTTGAAAACGTCAAAGGTGCATCCTTCCCCGTAGCAGTCAACTTGATGGGAACTGTAGAAAGGATATGCTGGGCGATGAATATGCAGCATCCCCAAGAACTAGAAACTCTGGGTAAAAAGCTGAGTCTGCTGCAACAACCAAAGCCACCAAAAAAGATTTCCCAAGCCATCGACTTTGGGAAAGTGCTGTTTGATGTAGTCAAAGCTAAACCAGGGAGAGACTTTTTCCCCGCCTGTCAGCAGGTAGTAATTGAAGGGGATGATTTAGACTTAAACAAGTTACCTTTAATACGTCCTTACCCTGGTGATGCAGGTAAGATTATCACGCTCGGACTAGTAATAACAAAGGATTGTGAGACAGGTACGCCAAACGTCGGTGTGTATCGTTTACAACTACAGTCGAAAAATACCATGACCGTTCACTGGCTATCAGTGCGGGGTGGGGCGAGACATTTACGCAAAGCTGCCGAAAAAGGCAAAAAATTAGAAATAGCGATCGCATTAGGTGTAGATCCTTTAATTATCATGGCTGCTGCTACACCCATCCCCGTCGATTTATCCGAATGGTTATTTGCGGGACTTTATGGCGGTTCTGGTGTAAATCTGGCGAAGTGTAAAACCGTAGATTTAGAAGTTCCCGCCGATTCCGAGTTTGTCTTAGAAGGGACAATCACACCAGGGGAAGTATTACCAGACGGCCCCTTTGGCGACCACATGGGGTATTACGGCGGCGTAGAAGATTCGCCATTGATTCGCTTTCAGTGCATGACACACCGCAAAGACCCGATTTACCTGACCACATTTAGCGGTCGTCCCCCCAAAGAAGAAGCCATGATGGCGATCGCTCTCAATCGGATCTATACTCCTATTTTGCGGCAACAAGTCTCAGAAATCGTGGATTTCTTCCTCCCAATGGAAGCTTTGAGTTATAAAGCTGCAATTATTTCCATTGATAAAGCCTACCCCGGACAAGCAAGACGCGCCGCTTTGGCGTTTTGGAGTGCATTACCCCAATTTACTTATACCAAATTCGTGATTGTCGTCGATAAAGACATTAACATTCGTGATCCGCGTCAAGTAGTATGGGCGATTAGTTCCAAAGTTGACCCCACCAGAGATGTGTTTATTCTCCCCAATACCCCCTTTGACACCTTAGATTTTGCCAGCGAGAAAATCGGTTTAGGTGGACGGATGGGAATTGATGCAACTACCAAAATTCCCCCAGAAACAGACCATGAATGGGGCGCACCTTTAGAATCTGACATAGATGTAGCCGCAATGGTAGATAGACGCTGGGCTGAGTATGGTTTAGCGGACTTACAGTTAGGAGAAGTTGACCCAAATTTGTTTGGTTACGATATGAAATAA